TTATTCCGATAGAAAAAGCCATCACAGGTAGCACAGGTAGAAAGACCGCGACCCATGAGTTGCGCTTCACCTTCGAGACCAAGAGTTCGCGCTGTGGCTCCCGTACAGATAATAACCGACTTTGCATGAATCTCATCATCACCAGCCCAGAGCTTCTTCACTGGTCCGTCAAGCTCCACTCTAGTGATGGAGTCGTAGATGATTTTAGTGCCAAAACGCTCTGCTTGAGCTGTCATATCTTGCATGAGCTTGGGGCCCATGATTCCATTTTCGAAACCTGGGAAATTCTCCACATCAGTGGTGATGGTCAACTGGCCGCCGTGTTGAATTCCGGCATAGATAACAGGCTTTAGATTAGCCCGTGCTGCATAAATCGCCGCTGTCAATCCAGCAGGCCCTGTCCCAACGATGACAACATCATGTATCTCTTGACTCATTTCTAACTCCTTATGGCTCTCTGACCCACCCTTTTGAACAGGGCTGAGCATGGGGTATTTTATAGGGTAAACTATAAGAATTTTTGTAATTTATTGGGAGGCGTTCCAAGTTTGATGATTGTTCTTGCCTCCGACCAGCCACCTTACCAGCAAAGCTTCGAGATGTCATGATCGGAGCTGCGGACGCAGGCAGCAGAAGGCCCATATCACAAGGGTTTGCCTTGCTCCATCGCGCTCAGCATCAACGGCAGACTTACATCGTAGCGGTAGGACGTTCCGGAATGGTTGTCATCAAACTCAAAGTAATGATGGCTGATGCCGTTTTGTGAAAGTTTGTCTGTAAACTGCCGAGCCCCGTAGTGCAAATTGTACTGGTCTCTATTGCCACATTCAATATAAAGGCAGGCTAGTTGCCGTAAAGCATCCTGATGATCGCTCTTTTCGATCAGATGAACAGGATCATGCCCGAGCCATTGCTGCCAGACCTGCTCATCCACAACCCCAGTTCGAAGATCGATTGGAATTTGGAAGCCGTCGGGATTGTGAAGATCTGGGCTGTAGGTGGCAGACATTCCGAGCAGCATCAGAAGATGCACATCTCGACCAGACACCTTCACCGCCTGGCGGCATTCGTCAATGTAAGCCTGAATATCACCGTTGTAGCGCTTGAGGCCATTGCATAGATCAATCAGATCACGGCGATATACAGCGTCAAAGCCCATATCTCCACTATGGCAAGCCACCGATGCAAAGGTTCCAGGATAGGCCATGGCTAAACGCAAAGCTCCAAACCCTCCTGACGATCTGCCGAACACACCACGATAAGCAGCACCAGGCTGCACGGGGAAGTTTTCTTCCACGAAGGGAATCAGCTCGTGAACAAGG
This portion of the Pseudobacteriovorax antillogorgiicola genome encodes:
- a CDS encoding alpha/beta hydrolase → MKTIIPAPENQPWIEKLHIESSLLKHNRAGEDHIRPLTIYMPQAAHDKSRRFPVLYCLAPWTNAGRSQFDWQPFKESLFDRLTRLIDQGQIPPCIVVSPDLYTSFGGSQYINSDFLGPHGDHLVHELIPFVEENFPVQPGAAYRGVFGRSSGGFGALRLAMAYPGTFASVACHSGDMGFDAVYRRDLIDLCNGLKRYNGDIQAYIDECRQAVKVSGRDVHLLMLLGMSATYSPDLHNPDGFQIPIDLRTGVVDEQVWQQWLGHDPVHLIEKSDHQDALRQLACLYIECGNRDQYNLHYGARQFTDKLSQNGISHHYFEFDDNHSGTSYRYDVSLPLMLSAMEQGKPL